A region of the Prochlorothrix hollandica PCC 9006 = CALU 1027 genome:
CGCTGTCCCGATCTTTGTCAATCCTCCCTATGATGCAGACTGGGATTTACCCGGAACCCTGACCCCCCAGGCGGTGGCCGCTGCCTTGGCTGAGCATCCCGATGTGGCGGCGGTGCTTCTGGTGTCCCCCACCTATCAGGGGGTTGTGGCAGAGGTGGCGGCGATCGCCGCCCTGACCCAGGCGAGGGGCATTCCGTTGTTGGTGGATGAGGCCCATGGTGCCCATTTTGGCTTTCATCCCCAGTTACCCCCCCGCGCCCTCAGTCAAGGGGCCGATCTGGCGGTGCAGTCCACCCATAAAACTCTGTCTGCCCTGACCCAAGCCGCCATGGTGCACATGCGGGGAACGCGGGTCGATCCCCAGAGTCTGACGCGGGCGGTGGCCCTAGTCCAGTCCACCAGTCCCAGCTATTTACTCCTCGCGTCCCTAGATGCTGCACGGCACCAGTTGGCCACCCAGGGTCAGGATCTCATGGCCCAAACCCTGGCCCTCGCCCAGATCGCCTGCGATCGCATCGGTCAGATTCCAGGGTTACGGGTCTGGGCACCCTCCCCCCCACGATCGGGTTTTCGCCAGGGGGATCCCACCCGTCTCACGGTGGATGTCAGTGGCCTGGGTTGGTCGGGCTTTGCCGCCGATGAATGGCTTGATCGCTCCCAGGGGGTGATCTGTGAGTTGCCCAGTTTGCGGCACCTGACCTTTATGGTGACCCTGGGCCATACTGCCGACGACATTGCCAGCCTGGTCAGGGGTTTGGAACATCTCAGTCGTCAGCACCCTTCCCCTAGCCAAGGCGGATCATTCGCTTTAGAGAATCTGGCCTTAGAGAATCTGGCTTTAGAAAATCTGGCCTTAGAAAATCTGGCCTTAGGCTCCCCCAGTCCTTTAGCCCCCCTGACTCCTCGCCAAGCCTTTTTTGCCCCTGGGGAAACGGTACCGTGGCAGCAGGGTCTCCATCGTCTCAGCGCCGAATTGATTTGCCCCTACCCTCCCGGTATTCCCCTGGTGTTGCCGGGGGAACCGATTACGGCCATGGCCTGGGAGCAGTTGCAACGGGTACAGGCGGCGGGGGGGGTGATCACGGGGTGCGCCGATCCCAGTTTGATGACGGTGCGGGTGGTGCGGGACTCTGGGGTGCAGTCTTAGGGAGCTAGGGGGTATCAACTTAAGGCGGGACAGTGGCCCACTGTCCTGGTAATCTTGTCCCGCTGGCAGCGGTCAGCCAGCTAGGGCACCGAAGACAGGGAAGAAGTGGTGGTGGCTTCTTGACCCATGAGGGACTGGGCCAGGAGACGGCGATAGAGATCGCTGAACTGGGCAGCTACACAACCCCAGCTAAACAGTTGTTCTGCCCGATCGGTGGAGGACTGGCCCAAACTCGCGGCCCAGGTGGGATCCGCCAATACCCGTTGAATTCCTTTGGCCAAGGCTTCTGCATCCTGGGGGGGCACCAGTAGTCCCGTGTCCTCGTGGGCAATGGTGAGGGCTAGCCCCCCCACACGGGACGCAACGACGGGGGTTCCACAGGCCATGGCTTCGATCGCCACCCAGCCAAACGGCTCATAGTAACTGGGAATAACACAGACATCCGCCGCCGCATAGTACAGGGGCAATTGATCATGGGGGATATACCCGGCAAACTCGGTGCGGGCGACTAGATGGCGATCGCGAATCAGTTGTTGGACGCGATCGCGTTCCTGTAACCCTTGGCGCACCTCTTCCCCTGCCAAGATCAGCCGAAAATCGACATGATCCGCCTGGAGCAGGGCTGCTGCCTCCGCCAGGGTTGCCAAGCCCTTATGGGGCGCAAACTGACCCACATAGAGCACCACCGCCTGGTGGGGGGGTAACCCCAGGGTTTCGCGGGCCTTTGCCTGGGGAATGCCATGGAAATGCTGGGTATTGGTGCCACAGGGAATGACTTCCACGGCGGCAGTGGACGGGAAAGGCCAAAGCTGGGTTTGGCTTTCGGGGGGGACGGTGACGATGATGCGATCGGCAGTGGTCCACACCTGTTCCTCCACCGTCTGCCGCATCTGGGGAGCGTGGCTCGATTCTGCTACGGTCACCCCATCCACCACGGTGGCATAGGCCGTATGAACCCACTGCACATGACTGGTTTGCTTCAGTTGCAGACCCCACTGCGCCGAAATCCAATCGCTGGTGTGGATGACCGGATAATTGGATCCTGCTTTGGCTTGGAACGTTTGATAGGCCGCCGAAAACTCGCCCCAGATGGGGGGGTTGACTGTGGTGGAGAGAGAGGCCAACGCTTCAGCGCTTAGTCCCGGTAATCGCACGGTACGGCAATGTTCAGAATGCTGAACTTGGGTCTCTTGGCTGGGCGATCGCTGGGCCGTAAAAATATCCACCTGCCAGCCCACCTTGGCCAACGACTCCCCCAACTGCCGCAGGTAATAGACTTCAGGAGGGGTTTTTCCCGCATCCAGGGCACCTGCCGGATCGGCGGCGAGGGAGAAAAATGCGATCGGTTGTCTGGACATTTTGGACATACACACCATCGATTCGTTGACTTAATACCACTGAACCAGCCACCGGCCCACCCCATCTTGACCAGACCCTATGGGACTATCTGGCAGTAGCCTGCACCGCAGCAAGGCATGGCCTGCGCTAGTGCTGTTGGCTCTCCTAAGTTTATGGTGGGGGCGCTCCGCGCCCTCACTATAAATCTACCGTTTCGGCTCTTTGTTTGGTATCTGACTATACGGTTTATACCCAAATATGGGGAGGGCACCTCGAAAAATCCAAATTTCCGCCCAGCCACCCACGTAAGAATCAGGGTTGTGGTGGGCGGCGAAGCCGCCCAACCCAATTAATCGAGATGCCCAGGAGAGCCGTGCTGTTGAGGTAGTGAAAAGGTTGAGGTAGTGAAAAGACAGGCCGTCAGCCTTGTTGTACCGTTATGGCTTCACTACGTTTAGATCACTACTAGATCACTACCTGGCCTGCTACCCCGACTCCTCACCCAAAGCACCCGTTACGGGTGTTTCTGCCTTGGCGACGGTAGCCTCTGACCAGCTCTGGATTGGATCCATTGTCCAAGGAAATCTTAAGATTCATTATAATAATTATATATTCTCGTGTACAAGTGCCTTACCCAGGCTAAAACTCCATGAAACGATTTCTACCGTTCATTCTCATTGGTGCCATTCTCTTCATCGCAGGAGGTGATAAGGTGCTGCCGGACCCCTTGGGAGCGGCCAGTGCCCAAACTCGCGCCACCATTAACAATGCCCTAGTGGGGGTTTTCCCCTCCTGGAAACCTCGCACCAATCCCAACGAGCGCACCGAAAAGGCCATTGAAGAAGCCCAGCCCTAAGGCTCTGCTGCCAGTCTCCTTCGGTTCCCGCTCACCTGGCTGTATCAGTAACCCCGTTCGTGCCAGTACCTCGCTCGTACCAGTACCCCGTTCGTGCCAGTACCCCGTTTGTGCCAGTACCTCGTTATCCCAAGCCGATTTGATTCAGGCGTTCCTTAAGGTACGATCGCGCCGTAATCGGTGGAAATCTGACTTGACCTCCCGTCTTCGCCACACAACTGGCCAGAGGTGCCAAATCCATTCCTGGACGGGGATGGACAAAATAAGGTAACGCAAACCGAGGGGAGTCTTCCATGCCCGTATTAACTACCTGATGGGTCGTGCTGCGCAACAAGCCGTTGGTAAACCATTGCAACATATCCCCCACATTGCACAACAACTGGCCTGGTTCTAACTGCACTGCCAGCCAAGACCCATCCCGCTGTTGCACCTCCAGCCCTGGCTGGGTTGCATCACACAGAAGCGTAATCAAGTTAATGTCCTCATGGGGAGCAGCCCGCAATGCTCCAGGATGCGTAACTTCTGCCATTTGGGGATAGTGCAACACCCGCAAGACCGTGTTGCCATCTTCTGTCATGTGACAGAGCAGGTGGCGCGATGTGCCGATATAGAGGGAACAGGCTTGCAGCAGCGCATGGCTACAAATTTCTAGTTGCTGGTGCAGTTGGGTTAAGAGGGGCTGAAACTGGGGAATTTCCTTGGGCCAGACATTGGCAGGATAGGCCGTGGCTAGGGGATGATCCGGGGCAAACTCCGGACCCATGTGCCAAAATTCCTTTAGATCAGGGATACTGCGATTCTTGGCGTGTTCCTGTCCCAGGCCCGTGAAGCCCCGTTGTCCCTGTAACTCTGGATCTTGGTATTGCTGTTTTGTGGCCGTAGGCAGGGCAAAAAACTCCTGGGCTACACCATAGACCTGTTGCAATAATTGAGGATCAATACCGGGGTTTTCAATGGCTACAAACCCAATGTTTTCCAGGGCACGTCCGAAGTGACCCACAAAACCGGCAATCTGTACCGGATTTCCGGACGTAAAGTGCCCAAGATCGACCAAGGGAAGCGGGGACTGAGACATAGGGTCCTGGCAAGGTTATCTGGCGTTGGGCGGTAATGCCCAATTCAAACGTTTCAAAGGCTAAGACCCTTGATTTCCCGTTTTAACCCAGCTCCATTGAGGGGAACTGATGGGGGAAACTGATGGGGTGATTTCGAGGGGGGTGGATCTTTATGCCATCACGGCCCTGTGCAATCATGACTCTGGGGTTTGGTAAAGGCAGACCCTTCTTTCAACTTTACACCGCAGATGAACCTCCGCTCTGACAATCAAGGGTTCCCGCTTGAAGCGGGACAAGATTAACGGGACAGTGGGGCGCGGAGTACCCCACTGTCCCGGCTTAAGTTGATACCCACAATCAACTCTGATGCTCCCGTGGGGGGAGTCGGCGCAGCCGCCCGCGATAACTCCGATGTTCCCGTTGGCTAGACAATGCGGTGGTGCGTCTTTAGGTGCGTCTTTAGGTGCGTCTTTAGGTGCGTTTTCAGAATGGCGGGGCACGATCGCCAGCAACAGATCGGGCGATCGGCGGTAAAATCGGGATGGGTGAATGATGGGGGGGGAAAATTGGTTCTCTCCGGCTGATGCTTCGATCGGCTGTAACCCCAATCTCTAACCCTAGGGGGGGATGCTAGACCCCTGGAACCTGAGGCGGGGTCAGTACCCCACACCCTTAAATTCTGCCCTTCATGTCACCTGGGATTAACCGTGAAACTGTCTCCCCTGTCCCCCTCTGCCGCCGCCAGCGATCGCCCCGTATCCCCCACCCCTGCCCTTCAGCCTCCCAATATTTTATTGCTGGTTTTGGATACCCAACGGGCCGATCGCCTCTCCTGCTATGGCTATGGCAAAGCCACATCGCCCCACTTAGATGCCTTTGCCCAGGACTCCACCCGCTTTAACCATGCCATTGCTCCGGCCCAGTGGACTATTCCCTCCCACGCTTCCATGTTCACCGGCTCCTATCCCTCAGAGCATCAGGTCTTACAGTCCTATTCGGTGTTACCGGAGTCTCTGCCCACCTTGGCGGAACGGCTCCAGGCGGGGGGCTATTTCACGGCTGGATTTTGCAATAATCCCCTGGTGGGCATCATTAACAATGGTCTGCGGCGGGGCTTTTATAGTTTTTTGAATTACAGCGGACTGCTGACCGATCGCCCCAACCAGGCCGGCAGTCATCCCGGATGGGTGGGTCGCTACCGCCAGTTTTTCAAGCGTTGTTTGGCCACCGTGCTGAGCCAAGTCCAGGATGCCTTTGCCCGATCGGAGTGGCTGCTATCCCTGTCGTTGACACCGTTAATGGTGCCCCTGTGGCAAACGGCCCTCAGCTTTAAAGGCAATACAGCCAAGTCCCTGGGGGATGCAGCGCGGTTGTTGGTGAATCGGCAGATCGATCGCCAAACCTTGGATCCCCAGCAACCCATCTTTGCCTTCATCAATCTGATGGGAACCCACATGCCCTATCATCCCCCCCGCCGCTACGTGGCTCAGTTTGCGCCCCACGTCCTCCAGGACAAAACCGCTCAGCACTATCTGCGTCATTTCAACAGCGATGTTTATGGTTGGTTGGCACCCCTGGCGGGGGCACTGAACCCCCAGCAAAAGGCCACCTTGGATGGTATGTATGATGCTGAAGTAGCCCATCAAGATGAGCAATTGGGGCAATTTTTCCAGACCCTCAAGGCCGGGGGAGTTCTGGACAATACCGTTGTGATGATCTGTTCCGATCATGGGGAACACCTGGGGGAAAAGCAGTTTATTGGCCATTCCCTGTCGATTTATAACGAACTGGTCCAGGTGCCCTTGATTATTCGCGATCCCCAGGGTCAGCTACCCCCTGGATCGGTGGTGGAGGAGACGGTTTCAACCCGGCGACTTTTCCACACGGCCCTAGCAGCGGCGGGTTTGGCCACGGCGGCAGAGCAGGCTTTGAGTTTAGTTCCCGTTGGCCGGGGGACGGCTTCGACGGGGGCGATCGATCTTGAGGCGATCGGTCTTGAGGCGATCGGTCTTGAGGCGACCAGTATCGGGACAAACGGTGTCGGGATAAACGGTGTCGAGCTGGAGGCGGCAAACCCTGAAGCCCAGGTTGCCAGCCGTGATGGTGCAGCCGCAGAAGGGGCTGTGGCCGTGGGTGCTGGGTCCCGATCGCCCGCTACTGAGATCCCCGCCCCCCTCTTTGATCCCGTTTTTTCAGAAGCGATACCGCCCCAAAATGTGGTGAATCTGCTGCGGAAGCGCCAACCCCAACTGATCCACGATCGCGCCTGTGACCAACCCCGCCGCGCCGTGTGGGCCGGTTCCCATAAGCTGATTGAAACGGGTAACGCTGCCACAGGAATTAAAACCCTAGAACTCTACGATATCCACAGTGATCCCACCGAAAGCTTGAACCTTCGGGATATTTTGCCGGAAAATGTTGAGGTTTTGCAAGACTGTCTCCTCGGCTTCAGTTCCCCCTATCCAGAATCGTCCCCGGACGGTAGCGCTGGGACCCTGGGCGATCGCCCCAGCCGCGCACCGGGCTTTGATGATCCAGAAGTTCAGCAGCGTTTGCGGGATTTGGGTTATCTGGAGGAATAGGCTGGGTTGGTCCCTGCTGCCACCCATGGCACTGGCTCAGGAGCAGCGAACGGAACCCAACGGTCCTGTTGCGATATTGCGATGATGGCGATTGTTGCGGTTCCTTGCACCCCGGCTATGGGGGGTAACCTCCCTGCCTAAAATAGAAAACAACCAAGCCCACACCATCTGATCAAGAGAGGTCTGTGATTCCTATGTCTGGAACTGTTGCCGATTTCATGAGTCGCGACGTGATCACCGTCAGTCCCGACACGTCCATCAAAGACGTGCTTCAACTGTTGGCTGACAAGCACATCGGGGGGCTACCCGTGGTGGATGCTACCCAGACCTTGGTGGGGGTGATCTCGGAAACCGATCTGCTGTGGCAGGAAAGTGGTGTGACACCACCGCCCTACATCACCCTGTTGGACAGCATTATTTACCTCAAAAACCCCGCCACCTATGAGCGGGATCTCCATAAAGCCCTGGGGCAAACTGCCGCTGAGGTGATGACCAAAAAGCCCATTACGATCGCCCCCCATCAGCCTTTGTCGGAAGCGGCCCGTATAATGCACGATCGCCACATCCATCGTCTGTTTGTGCGGGATGATCAAGGCCAGGTCATTGGTGTGCTGACAGTCGGTGATATCATCCGCGCCATGGCTCAGCCCTAGCCCGTAACCTGGGTAACGGAGTCCGCAATGGGTCGTGTCTTGTGCGTCCTCCGGGCGCACACCACACCAAGGGTTTCAGCCGTCGAGATCCTTACAACTGATTTAGGATTGCTGTAGTCTCGGTTTGACTTTATGAAGTTTAGATAAAGCCAGTGGCGGATTTGTGGTTTAGATCACCATATTTTTTAAAGATTCTGTGAAGTTTTCCCAATTCATCGTCGCTTCTGGAGGGGAGTGCTAGGGTATTGTCTAGGGGTTACTACGGATGACAGATCGAAATTCTCATCAATCAGAAGGTTCAATTCATCCTTACTCTAATGCTGAGATAGTCCCCGATATCACATTTGACGGAACTGCACGTCGATCGCCCATCCACCCGCATACAGCACCTTAAGAAATCCTGTTTTACCCTAACAGCCCCATGCCCCTGTCCTGTCTAACTGGCTCCACAGCTCTGTCATAGTTCCGATAGGTTAGGAGATTTAGGGTATGGCCGGATTGCCTGATTTAGCCTGTGTTGCACTCTCTACCTTCAGGAGCCATCAAAGCCCATGCAGTCTCTATCTTCACTCCCCGATCGCCTTAAGAAACTCTCTGTCGCTGACATCTGGAGCCTGACCTCCCAGGAGCGTTATCAACTCAGTCTCTGGCTCAAAGGTGAAAACTGGACAGATCTCCACAGCTTTGCCCATATCCTCGACCAAAAGGCCCACTAGCTCCCTGCCCATAGCAACGGTGACCTCCTCGCGACTCAGGGAGGTCACCTTTTTTTTGGGTAGTGCTGTTTAGGTAGTCAAAAGACAGGCCATAAGCTTTGTTGTACCGTTACAACTTCACGTTGATCCCCTGGTTTGGTAGGCTTGAACCCTGGTTAAACTCAGCAACCCCAGGGTTAGTTGCTCAGCGCGATGGTGCGTGATGGTGAATGAAGGTGCGTGAGGGTGTGCGATGGTGAGGGATAGAAGTTGGGGTGTAGGTTGTGCAGGACGTAAGGGTTTTCGGGACAAGTCTCTTGAACGCCACAGACCTCCAGCAGATACATTGGTTATACAGCAGTCCTAAATGGGTCGTGTGGTGTGCCCCCGGAGGGGGCACACCACACCAAGGGTTTCAGCCGTCGAGATCCTTACAACTGATTTAGGGTTGCTGTAGCTGTGGATCAGTGGAAGGGGATTAGATGCAAAGAGGGTCTAGCCCCTGGTGGGGGCTAATCTTGCCTTGAATCCTCACCCCCCGATCCGCTGCCAGAGAATGTAGAGATTGGATAAGACATGGTATCTAGCAATAATCTGGGACAGCGGCTGCGATCGCCGGGGTTCACCATTAGTAGTTTCACCATTAGTAGTTTCACCCTCATCGGTTTAGTGGTGTTGAGTCGCCATGCCCTCTGGCGTGATGAGGTCAATCCTTGGTTAATTGCGCGAGATAGCGAGTCCTGGTGGGAATTTTGGCAGAATATTCGCTATGAAGGCCACCCCGTCCTCTGGTATCTCTGCCTTTCAGGGTTAAACGCCTTGACCCATTCCTTGGTCAGTATGCAGATTTTCCACCTGGCCCTGGGTGTTGTTTCCATTAGTTTACTGTGGCGCTACAGTCCCTTTCGGACCCTGGAGAAAATCCTCTTTACCTTTGGCTATTTTCCATTCTTTGAATATTTAATCATTAGTCGTAACTACTCCTTTGGCCTCTTATTTGCCTTCGTTTTTTGTAGCCTTTTTCCCCGCCGTCACCACAGCTATATTCCCCTGGCCATTACCTTAGTTTTTATGGCCAATTCCCATGCCTATGCTTTATTTATTGCCCTCTTTTTAACCCTAATGCTGGCATTGGAGTTGCTGCTCGATCGTTCCCACCGTCAAAGGTATTTTAAGCAAGCAGGTATTCGGGATTTAATAGTGAGCTTACTGCTCATCGCCGTCGGCTATGGCCTTGCCATCTCGGTCATCAGCCCCCCCAGTGCTAGTTCTCTCCATGGGGGATCGTCTCTGTTTTTGGCCTTTGATCTCCATCGCCTGCTGTGGGCGATCGGTCGCCTTGCTGGCAGCTACTTTATGATCGTTCCTAACTCCGATCGATGGCTTGATCTGATCGTCATGGATACCTTGGCCTTGGGATTAATGGCCCTAGTCGGTCTCCGGCTTTGTAAAAAACCTTGGATTTTGGTTTTTTATGGTTTTTCTACTATTTTTATCATGCTCCTATTCTTTTACTTAAAACAACTGGGAGGGTACCGTCATTTCGGCAGTTTATATATCATTCTCATCACCAGTCTCTGGCTTGCTGCCGACTCTCCCGACTCCACCAGTCTAGGGTTTAAGCTCCCGTTTAAACTTCCTCTAAAACCTCACCTCATGGCCACGGCTACAGGGCTATTAAAACCGATTTTTACCGGACTGCTGGCCATCCATTGCGCCGTTGGCGTGGTGATGGTGGGCCATGATATGGCGGTGCCCTATTCTGGCAGTCGGGCCACTGCCCAGTATTTGAAACAAGAAGGG
Encoded here:
- a CDS encoding sulfatase, which codes for MKLSPLSPSAAASDRPVSPTPALQPPNILLLVLDTQRADRLSCYGYGKATSPHLDAFAQDSTRFNHAIAPAQWTIPSHASMFTGSYPSEHQVLQSYSVLPESLPTLAERLQAGGYFTAGFCNNPLVGIINNGLRRGFYSFLNYSGLLTDRPNQAGSHPGWVGRYRQFFKRCLATVLSQVQDAFARSEWLLSLSLTPLMVPLWQTALSFKGNTAKSLGDAARLLVNRQIDRQTLDPQQPIFAFINLMGTHMPYHPPRRYVAQFAPHVLQDKTAQHYLRHFNSDVYGWLAPLAGALNPQQKATLDGMYDAEVAHQDEQLGQFFQTLKAGGVLDNTVVMICSDHGEHLGEKQFIGHSLSIYNELVQVPLIIRDPQGQLPPGSVVEETVSTRRLFHTALAAAGLATAAEQALSLVPVGRGTASTGAIDLEAIGLEAIGLEATSIGTNGVGINGVELEAANPEAQVASRDGAAAEGAVAVGAGSRSPATEIPAPLFDPVFSEAIPPQNVVNLLRKRQPQLIHDRACDQPRRAVWAGSHKLIETGNAATGIKTLELYDIHSDPTESLNLRDILPENVEVLQDCLLGFSSPYPESSPDGSAGTLGDRPSRAPGFDDPEVQQRLRDLGYLEE
- a CDS encoding glycosyltransferase, with protein sequence MSKMSRQPIAFFSLAADPAGALDAGKTPPEVYYLRQLGESLAKVGWQVDIFTAQRSPSQETQVQHSEHCRTVRLPGLSAEALASLSTTVNPPIWGEFSAAYQTFQAKAGSNYPVIHTSDWISAQWGLQLKQTSHVQWVHTAYATVVDGVTVAESSHAPQMRQTVEEQVWTTADRIIVTVPPESQTQLWPFPSTAAVEVIPCGTNTQHFHGIPQAKARETLGLPPHQAVVLYVGQFAPHKGLATLAEAAALLQADHVDFRLILAGEEVRQGLQERDRVQQLIRDRHLVARTEFAGYIPHDQLPLYYAAADVCVIPSYYEPFGWVAIEAMACGTPVVASRVGGLALTIAHEDTGLLVPPQDAEALAKGIQRVLADPTWAASLGQSSTDRAEQLFSWGCVAAQFSDLYRRLLAQSLMGQEATTTSSLSSVP
- a CDS encoding aminotransferase class I/II-fold pyridoxal phosphate-dependent enzyme, whose protein sequence is MAHGEEEGQGSQGGEISLGALPLVQQLQRSQARRVARFHTPGHQGGQGSGLPLKTAWGEAVWQWDLPELPELGSLLDPDGVMAEAQALAAQTFGADRTWFLANGSTLGVMAAIVATCAPGSKLVLPRSVHRSAIAGLIVSGAVPIFVNPPYDADWDLPGTLTPQAVAAALAEHPDVAAVLLVSPTYQGVVAEVAAIAALTQARGIPLLVDEAHGAHFGFHPQLPPRALSQGADLAVQSTHKTLSALTQAAMVHMRGTRVDPQSLTRAVALVQSTSPSYLLLASLDAARHQLATQGQDLMAQTLALAQIACDRIGQIPGLRVWAPSPPRSGFRQGDPTRLTVDVSGLGWSGFAADEWLDRSQGVICELPSLRHLTFMVTLGHTADDIASLVRGLEHLSRQHPSPSQGGSFALENLALENLALENLALENLALGSPSPLAPLTPRQAFFAPGETVPWQQGLHRLSAELICPYPPGIPLVLPGEPITAMAWEQLQRVQAAGGVITGCADPSLMTVRVVRDSGVQS
- a CDS encoding isopenicillin N synthase family dioxygenase, with amino-acid sequence MSQSPLPLVDLGHFTSGNPVQIAGFVGHFGRALENIGFVAIENPGIDPQLLQQVYGVAQEFFALPTATKQQYQDPELQGQRGFTGLGQEHAKNRSIPDLKEFWHMGPEFAPDHPLATAYPANVWPKEIPQFQPLLTQLHQQLEICSHALLQACSLYIGTSRHLLCHMTEDGNTVLRVLHYPQMAEVTHPGALRAAPHEDINLITLLCDATQPGLEVQQRDGSWLAVQLEPGQLLCNVGDMLQWFTNGLLRSTTHQVVNTGMEDSPRFALPYFVHPRPGMDLAPLASCVAKTGGQVRFPPITARSYLKERLNQIGLG
- a CDS encoding CBS domain-containing protein, with translation MSGTVADFMSRDVITVSPDTSIKDVLQLLADKHIGGLPVVDATQTLVGVISETDLLWQESGVTPPPYITLLDSIIYLKNPATYERDLHKALGQTAAEVMTKKPITIAPHQPLSEAARIMHDRHIHRLFVRDDQGQVIGVLTVGDIIRAMAQP